In a genomic window of Streptomyces koelreuteriae:
- the secD gene encoding protein translocase subunit SecD: MATPKKGRSASAHGKPGRSLVLILIALVALTGGMFASGHTKPRLGIDLAGGTSITLQAVPEAGNEAAINKTNMDTAVSIMERRVNGLGVSEAEVQTQGNKNIIVNIPKGTNSEQARKQVGTTAKLYFRPVLTTEVSGGGKTASPSPSGTGSPTDKPSGKASDKPEATDKNSASPSATPTTQGRAVTDALKADATPSASASDDKAKASPSPSASGGAGEADAAALQAKYAKLDCTDRKTRSTVGDGVKASEMTLACGQNAQGQWQKYILGPAAVDGTDVDKAQAVLNTQTGAGWTVTMDFTDAGAKKFADITGKLAQNQSPQNQFAIVLDGDVVSDPYVRQALTGGNAEISGNFNQQSAEDLSNMLSYGALPLTFKEDSVSTVTAALGGDQLKAGLIAGAIGLALVVIYLLAYYRGLSFIAILSLLVSAALTYTIMALLGPAIGFALNLPAVCGAIVAIGITADSFIVYFERVRDEIREGRSLRPAVERAWPRARRTILVSDFVSFLAAAVLFIVTVGKVRGFAFTLGLTTLLDVVVVFLFTKPLLTLMARRPFFANGHKWSGLDPKSLGAQPPLRRTRRPAAPADPKEA, encoded by the coding sequence GTGGCCACACCTAAAAAGGGCCGGAGCGCGAGCGCCCATGGCAAGCCGGGGCGCTCGCTGGTCCTGATCCTGATCGCCCTCGTGGCGCTCACCGGTGGGATGTTCGCCTCGGGGCACACGAAACCGCGTCTCGGCATCGACCTGGCCGGCGGTACGAGCATCACGCTCCAGGCGGTTCCAGAGGCCGGCAACGAGGCGGCGATCAACAAGACCAACATGGACACCGCCGTCTCCATCATGGAGCGCCGGGTCAATGGTCTGGGTGTCTCCGAGGCCGAGGTGCAGACCCAGGGCAACAAGAACATCATCGTCAACATCCCCAAGGGCACGAACTCCGAGCAGGCCCGCAAGCAGGTCGGCACCACCGCCAAGCTCTACTTCCGCCCGGTCCTCACGACCGAGGTCTCCGGCGGCGGCAAGACGGCCAGCCCTTCGCCCAGCGGCACCGGAAGCCCCACGGACAAGCCGTCCGGCAAGGCCAGCGACAAGCCCGAGGCCACCGACAAGAACTCCGCCTCCCCGTCGGCCACGCCCACCACGCAGGGCCGCGCGGTCACCGACGCGCTGAAGGCCGACGCCACACCGTCGGCGAGCGCCTCGGACGACAAGGCCAAGGCCAGCCCCTCCCCGTCGGCGAGCGGTGGCGCCGGTGAGGCCGACGCCGCAGCACTGCAGGCGAAGTACGCCAAGCTCGACTGCACCGACAGGAAGACCCGCTCCACCGTGGGCGACGGTGTCAAGGCCTCCGAGATGACGCTGGCCTGCGGCCAGAACGCGCAGGGCCAGTGGCAGAAGTACATCCTCGGCCCCGCCGCGGTCGACGGCACCGACGTCGACAAGGCCCAGGCCGTCCTGAACACCCAGACCGGTGCCGGCTGGACGGTCACGATGGACTTCACGGACGCGGGTGCCAAGAAGTTCGCCGACATCACCGGCAAGCTGGCGCAGAACCAGTCCCCGCAGAACCAGTTCGCGATCGTCCTGGACGGCGACGTCGTCTCCGACCCGTACGTCCGCCAGGCCCTGACCGGCGGCAACGCGGAGATCTCCGGCAACTTCAACCAGCAGTCCGCCGAGGACCTCTCCAACATGCTGAGCTACGGCGCGCTGCCGCTGACCTTCAAGGAGGACAGCGTCTCGACCGTCACCGCCGCGCTCGGCGGTGACCAGCTGAAGGCCGGACTCATCGCCGGTGCGATCGGCCTGGCGCTGGTCGTCATCTACCTGCTGGCCTACTACCGCGGCCTGTCGTTCATCGCGATCCTCTCGCTGCTGGTCTCGGCCGCCCTGACCTACACGATCATGGCCCTGCTCGGCCCGGCCATCGGCTTCGCGCTGAACCTGCCGGCCGTGTGCGGTGCCATCGTCGCCATCGGCATCACAGCGGACTCGTTCATCGTGTACTTCGAACGCGTCCGCGATGAGATCCGGGAGGGCCGCTCCCTGCGCCCCGCCGTCGAGCGGGCCTGGCCGCGCGCCCGGCGCACCATCCTGGTCTCCGACTTCGTGTCGTTCCTCGCCGCCGCCGTGCTCTTCATCGTCACCGTCGGCAAGGTCCGGGGCTTCGCGTTCACGCTCGGTTTGACCACCCTGCTCGATGTGGTCGTCGTGTTCCTCTTCACCAAGCCGCTGCTGACGCTGATGGCCCGGCGCCCGTTCTTCGCGAACGGCCACAAGTGGTCCGGCCTCGACCCGAAGAGCCTGGGCGCCCAGCCGCCGCTGCGCCGTACCCGGCGTCCCGCCGCCCCTGCCGACCCGAAGGAGGCCTGA
- the secF gene encoding protein translocase subunit SecF: protein MSKLGNLGARLHRGEVGYDFVKNRKIWYGVSILITILAIVGLAVRGLNMGIEFQGGAVFTTPKNTSASVSQAEEYAEQGSGHDAIVQELGDGSLRIQVSGIDTGEADKIKNSLAEDLKVDGEQINAELVGPSWGEQIANKAWQGLGIFLILVVIYLAIAFEWRMAIAAFVALIHDITITVGIYALVGFEVTPGTVIGLLTILGYSLYDTVVVFDSLKEQTKDITKQTRWTYSDVANRSINSTLVRSINTTVVALLPVAGLLFIGGGVLGAGMLNDISLSLFVGLAAGAYSSIFIATPLVADLKEREPQMKALKKRVLAKRAAKGETPETETDEEVYADEPEDVAPAVVGPRNQPASRNRGRGRPSGKRR, encoded by the coding sequence ATGTCGAAACTCGGCAACCTCGGCGCCCGACTCCACCGCGGCGAGGTCGGCTACGACTTCGTCAAGAACCGCAAGATCTGGTACGGCGTCTCGATCCTCATCACCATCCTGGCCATCGTGGGCCTGGCGGTGCGCGGCCTGAACATGGGCATCGAGTTCCAGGGCGGCGCCGTCTTCACCACCCCGAAGAACACCAGCGCCTCGGTGTCCCAGGCCGAGGAGTACGCGGAGCAGGGCTCCGGCCACGACGCCATCGTCCAGGAGCTCGGCGACGGCAGCCTGCGCATCCAGGTTTCCGGAATCGACACCGGCGAAGCCGACAAGATCAAGAACAGTCTCGCCGAGGACCTCAAGGTCGACGGCGAGCAGATCAACGCCGAACTGGTCGGCCCCAGCTGGGGTGAGCAGATCGCGAACAAGGCCTGGCAGGGCCTCGGCATCTTCCTGATCCTCGTCGTGATCTATCTGGCGATCGCCTTCGAGTGGCGCATGGCCATCGCCGCCTTCGTCGCCCTGATCCACGACATCACCATCACCGTCGGCATCTACGCCCTCGTCGGCTTCGAGGTCACGCCCGGCACGGTGATCGGTCTGCTCACGATCCTCGGTTATTCGCTGTACGACACGGTCGTGGTCTTCGACAGCCTCAAGGAACAGACCAAGGACATCACCAAACAGACCCGCTGGACCTACAGCGACGTCGCCAACCGCTCGATCAACAGCACCCTGGTCCGCTCGATCAACACCACGGTGGTCGCGCTGCTGCCGGTCGCGGGCCTGCTGTTCATCGGTGGCGGTGTCCTCGGCGCCGGCATGCTCAACGACATCTCGCTGTCGCTGTTCGTCGGCCTCGCCGCCGGTGCGTACTCCTCGATCTTCATCGCCACGCCGCTCGTCGCCGACCTCAAGGAGCGCGAGCCGCAGATGAAGGCCCTGAAGAAGCGCGTCCTGGCCAAGCGTGCCGCCAAGGGCGAGACGCCTGAGACGGAGACCGACGAGGAGGTCTACGCCGACGAGCCCGAGGACGTCGCTCCGGCCGTCGTGGGCCCGCGCAACCAGCCGGCGTCCCGCAACCGCGGCCGGGGCCGCCCCTCGGGGAAGCGCCGATGA
- a CDS encoding adenine phosphoribosyltransferase: MTDIKELLLSRIRDVADYPEPGVMFKDITPLLADPAAFTALTDALAEIAENAGATKIVGLEARGFILGAPVAVRAGLGFIPVRKAGKLPGATLGQAYDLEYGSAEIEVHAEDLVTGDRVLIVDDVLATGGTAEASVQLIRRAGAEVAGLAVLMELGFLGGRTRLEPALSGAPLEALLTV, from the coding sequence ATGACCGACATCAAGGAACTGCTGCTCAGCCGTATCAGGGACGTGGCCGACTACCCGGAGCCGGGCGTGATGTTCAAGGACATCACCCCGCTCCTGGCGGACCCGGCGGCGTTCACCGCGCTCACCGACGCGCTCGCCGAGATCGCCGAGAATGCCGGCGCCACCAAGATCGTCGGTCTCGAGGCCCGTGGCTTCATCCTCGGCGCCCCGGTCGCCGTCCGCGCCGGCCTCGGCTTCATCCCCGTACGCAAGGCGGGCAAGCTCCCCGGAGCCACCCTCGGCCAGGCCTACGACCTGGAGTACGGATCGGCCGAGATCGAGGTGCACGCCGAGGACCTGGTCACCGGCGACCGCGTCCTGATCGTCGACGACGTCCTGGCCACCGGCGGCACCGCCGAGGCCTCGGTCCAGCTCATCCGCCGGGCCGGAGCGGAGGTCGCCGGTCTCGCCGTCCTCATGGAGCTCGGCTTCCTCGGCGGCCGGACCCGTCTGGAGCCGGCGCTGAGCGGGGCCCCGCTGGAGGCGCTGCTCACGGTCTGA